The Pseudomonas allokribbensis genome has a window encoding:
- a CDS encoding HAD-IA family hydrolase, which translates to MRPSDYKLLIFDWDGTLADSIHRIVEAMHSASGRSGFELRDDFAVKGIIGLGLPEAIRTLYPDISDAEMTLFREYYADHYIAAEAVPSPLFEGVVESMASFREQGYHLAVATGKNRRGLDRVLKANGWEDYFDITRAADETASKPHPLMLEQILAHCGVRAEQALMVGDSSFDLLMARNAGMDSVAVSYGAQSIESLQQFEPRLSIDRFCELHAWLAQQA; encoded by the coding sequence GTGCGCCCATCTGATTACAAGCTGCTGATTTTTGATTGGGACGGCACGCTGGCCGATTCCATTCATCGGATTGTCGAGGCAATGCACTCGGCGTCCGGGCGTTCAGGTTTCGAGTTGCGTGATGATTTTGCCGTCAAAGGCATCATCGGTCTGGGCTTGCCCGAGGCGATCCGCACCTTGTATCCGGACATCAGCGATGCCGAAATGACCTTGTTTCGCGAGTATTACGCGGATCACTACATCGCCGCGGAGGCCGTGCCTTCGCCGTTGTTCGAGGGCGTAGTCGAGTCGATGGCGTCCTTTCGCGAGCAGGGCTATCACCTGGCAGTCGCGACCGGCAAGAATCGTCGCGGGCTGGATCGGGTGCTCAAGGCCAATGGCTGGGAAGATTATTTCGATATCACCCGCGCGGCCGATGAAACGGCGAGCAAGCCGCATCCGCTGATGCTGGAGCAGATCCTTGCGCATTGCGGTGTGCGTGCGGAGCAGGCGCTGATGGTCGGCGATTCGTCCTTCGATCTGTTGATGGCGCGCAATGCGGGGATGGATTCGGTGGCGGTCAGTTATGGCGCGCAATCGATCGAATCGCTGCAGCAGTTCGAGCCGCGTCTGTCGATTGACCGATTTTGTGAATTGCATGCCTGGCTCGCGCAGCAGGCTTAA